A single Parachlamydiales bacterium DNA region contains:
- a CDS encoding M48 family metalloprotease codes for MGMYDQYDQQPQRSSSGGRWIAALLIALFGLFMFLSQVQENPVTKERQYVAISPEQEIRLGLESAPQMSQEMGGELSASDPRTQEVKRIGAMIVNGTIAKGSPWKFQFHLLADNKTINAFALPGGQIFITDGLLSRLQNEAQLAGVLSHEIGHVIERHSAQQMAKEQFGQILIGAVATGAADPYSQNGFNPAMVAAFVNKMVQLRYGRHDESQADQWGLKLTEQAGFDPFAMIEVMKILKTAGPRGSMPDIFQSHPDPDLRIEQIQAYLKEHPPKAGLSLGRNLSEVYGNTPARRDEPSGGLDDFWFR; via the coding sequence ATGGGAATGTACGACCAATACGATCAACAACCCCAGCGCAGTTCTTCAGGTGGGCGGTGGATAGCCGCGCTCCTCATTGCTCTTTTCGGACTTTTTATGTTCTTGAGTCAAGTTCAGGAGAATCCTGTGACGAAGGAGCGGCAGTATGTCGCTATCTCTCCGGAGCAGGAGATCCGCCTCGGATTAGAATCTGCTCCTCAAATGTCCCAGGAAATGGGTGGAGAACTTTCTGCCTCTGATCCAAGGACGCAAGAAGTCAAACGTATTGGGGCCATGATCGTTAACGGTACAATCGCCAAAGGCAGTCCATGGAAATTTCAATTTCATCTATTGGCAGATAATAAAACGATCAACGCATTTGCCCTTCCAGGAGGGCAAATATTTATTACTGATGGGCTGCTTAGCAGGCTTCAGAATGAAGCTCAGTTGGCGGGAGTTCTCAGCCATGAAATAGGCCATGTCATTGAGCGTCATTCTGCTCAACAAATGGCCAAAGAACAGTTCGGCCAGATCCTCATTGGAGCTGTCGCGACAGGTGCTGCAGATCCTTACTCTCAGAATGGGTTTAATCCTGCGATGGTAGCTGCATTTGTGAATAAAATGGTACAGCTTCGTTATGGACGACATGATGAGTCTCAAGCTGACCAATGGGGTTTAAAACTGACTGAACAAGCTGGTTTTGATCCCTTTGCCATGATTGAAGTCATGAAAATTCTTAAAACGGCAGGACCACGTGGTAGCATGCCCGATATTTTCCAATCACATCCCGATCCGGATCTGAGGATAGAGCAAATTCAAGCTTACCTAAAAGAGCATCCACCCAAAGCAGGTCTTTCTCTTGGACGTAACCTAAGCGAAGTTTACGGTAATACTCCTGCCCGGCGCGATGAGCCATCGGGCGGGCTGGATGATTTCTGGTTTAGATAA